A genomic segment from Amycolatopsis camponoti encodes:
- the carA gene encoding glutamine-hydrolyzing carbamoyl-phosphate synthase small subunit, with amino-acid sequence MNARAQAALVLEDGRVFRGAAYGARGRSLGEAVFCTGMTGYQETLTDPSYHGQIVVQTAPQIGNTGWNDEDDESSKIWVNGYVVRDPARTPSNWRSKRTLDEELVNQGIVGIAEVDTRSLTRHLRELGAMRAGVFSGDALGTVDEMVAEVLASPKMEGADLAGQVTTPKPYVVSPSGETRFRVVALDLGIKSNTPRQMVKRGIEVHVLPSTSTLDELLAIEPDGVFLSNGPGDPATTTHATELTKQVLGREIPLFGICFGNQVLGRALGLGTYKMRYGHRGINIPVIDVATKQVAITAQNHGFALEGEPGQRFESPFGAAQVSHYCANDGAVEGLRAFDVPAFSVQYHPEAAAGPHDAAPLFDDFVSLMEKKA; translated from the coding sequence GTGAACGCGCGCGCTCAGGCCGCACTGGTGCTCGAAGACGGCCGGGTGTTCCGCGGCGCTGCCTACGGCGCGCGGGGGCGGAGCCTCGGCGAGGCCGTGTTCTGCACCGGCATGACCGGCTACCAGGAGACGCTGACCGACCCGTCCTACCACGGGCAGATCGTGGTGCAGACCGCGCCGCAGATCGGCAACACCGGCTGGAACGACGAGGACGACGAGTCCTCGAAGATCTGGGTCAACGGCTACGTCGTCCGCGACCCGGCCCGCACGCCGTCCAACTGGCGCTCGAAGCGCACGCTGGACGAGGAGCTGGTGAACCAGGGGATCGTCGGCATCGCCGAGGTCGACACCCGGTCGCTGACCCGGCACCTGCGCGAGCTGGGCGCGATGCGCGCCGGGGTCTTCTCCGGTGACGCGCTGGGCACCGTCGACGAGATGGTCGCCGAGGTGCTCGCCAGCCCGAAGATGGAGGGCGCCGACCTGGCCGGCCAGGTCACCACGCCCAAGCCGTACGTCGTCTCGCCGTCGGGCGAGACGCGCTTCCGGGTGGTCGCGCTGGACCTGGGCATCAAGTCCAACACCCCGCGCCAGATGGTCAAGCGCGGCATCGAGGTGCACGTGCTGCCTTCGACGTCGACCTTGGACGAGCTGCTCGCGATCGAGCCGGACGGGGTGTTCCTGTCGAACGGCCCGGGCGACCCGGCCACGACGACGCACGCGACCGAGCTGACCAAGCAGGTACTGGGCCGCGAGATCCCGCTGTTCGGCATCTGCTTCGGCAACCAGGTCCTCGGCCGCGCGCTCGGCCTGGGCACGTACAAGATGCGCTACGGCCACCGCGGCATCAACATCCCGGTGATCGACGTCGCCACCAAGCAGGTGGCGATCACCGCGCAGAACCACGGCTTCGCCCTCGAAGGCGAGCCCGGGCAGCGCTTCGAGTCGCCCTTCGGCGCGGCTCAGGTCAGCCACTACTGCGCGAACGACGGCGCGGTCGAGGGCCTGCGGGCGTTCGACGTCCCGGCGTTCTCGGTGCAGTACCACCCCGAAGCCGCGGCCGGCCCCCACGACGCGGCGCCCCTGTTCGACGATTTCGTTTCGCTCATGGAGAAGAAGGCCTGA